From Synoicihabitans lomoniglobus, the proteins below share one genomic window:
- a CDS encoding DUF481 domain-containing protein: MKTQTVIKSLLGALIAATAAAFLQADVVETKDGARLVGTVKKIAGGKITLGTSYAGDVSIAQSEVASLTMDDPLVIRLAGGTTMEGKITTSSTGQVAIAGGDGTINTSVDKIATTWAPGGTDPAVAALQRKWAYEAALDITGKSGNKSQFGSAVSMRATLKGSKDTLKFYTAYNRQETDDVKSADQFKAGIDYANNFRGRMSWYVRNEGGFDRIKDIELYNVSAAGLGYDMISKAHQTLTGRAGLSFRYEGYKNPLTEDVKSAGLDFGLNHTYAFETMKMTNSLSIVPSFDDFANYRAIHDSYFEMPLASSKWKLRLGLSNDYTSEPAPGVEKMDTTYYTRLVLNWD; this comes from the coding sequence ATGAAGACACAAACTGTTATCAAGTCCCTCCTGGGTGCGCTCATCGCCGCGACTGCTGCGGCGTTTTTGCAGGCCGACGTGGTTGAGACTAAAGATGGTGCCCGTTTGGTGGGCACCGTTAAGAAAATCGCGGGTGGCAAGATCACTCTCGGCACCTCTTATGCGGGCGATGTTTCGATCGCTCAGAGCGAAGTCGCTTCGCTCACCATGGATGATCCCTTGGTGATTCGCCTGGCCGGTGGCACGACCATGGAAGGCAAGATCACCACCTCCTCCACGGGTCAGGTCGCGATCGCCGGTGGTGATGGCACCATCAACACCAGCGTCGACAAAATTGCGACGACGTGGGCTCCCGGTGGCACCGATCCCGCCGTGGCCGCGCTCCAGCGCAAGTGGGCCTACGAGGCGGCCTTGGACATCACTGGCAAGAGCGGCAACAAGAGCCAGTTCGGCTCCGCCGTCAGCATGCGGGCGACCCTCAAGGGCTCCAAGGATACCCTCAAATTCTACACTGCCTACAATCGGCAGGAAACGGATGACGTGAAATCGGCCGACCAGTTCAAGGCCGGCATCGACTACGCCAACAACTTCCGCGGCAGAATGTCCTGGTATGTGCGTAACGAAGGCGGCTTCGACCGCATCAAGGACATCGAGCTCTACAACGTGTCCGCCGCCGGTCTGGGCTACGACATGATCAGCAAGGCACATCAAACCCTCACGGGTCGCGCCGGTTTGTCGTTCCGCTACGAGGGTTACAAGAACCCGCTCACCGAAGACGTGAAGAGCGCCGGTCTCGATTTCGGCCTCAACCACACCTACGCCTTTGAGACCATGAAGATGACCAACTCGTTGAGCATCGTGCCGTCCTTTGACGACTTCGCCAACTACCGCGCCATCCACGACTCCTACTTCGAAATGCCCCTCGCATCCTCCAAGTGGAAGCTCCGTCTGGGTCTGTCCAACGACTACACCAGCGAGCCCGCTCCCGGCGTCGAGAAGATGGACACCACCTACTACACCCGCCTCGTGCTCAACTGGGATTGA